One part of the Tenacibaculum sp. 190130A14a genome encodes these proteins:
- a CDS encoding HsdR family type I site-specific deoxyribonuclease produces the protein MKSIGKSERETQNRIVQLFQSKLNYSYLGNWEDQERKYPVEEELLLKYLVNNGYSTTLSEKAISIFMRAVTNLSDDLYESNKEVYKLLRYGISVREELGKQKETVWLIDWKNKQNNDFSVAEEVTVKGKHNKRPDIVIYVNGIALGVLELKKSKVGVEEGIRQNRDNQKPEFIQQFFTTMQLILAGNDTQGIRYGTIGTPEKYYLKWKEESVEQYDYLLDKHIVQLCEKERLLELIHDFVVYDKGAKKLSRPNQFFGIKAAQNNIRTKTGGILWHTQGSGKSLTMVWLTKWIRENVKDSRVLIITDRQELDGQIEKLFTGVEEKIYRTKSGRDLISVLNQKTEMLICSLVHKFGRNDESGDYDSYIEELKQSLGSDFNAKGDIYVFVDECHRTQSGKLHDAMKSILPNALFIGFTGTPLLKKDKQKSIEVFGAYIGNPYKFDEAVEDGVVLDLLYEARDVEQFVTDQQSIDEWFEAETKGLTDVAKIELKKRWGTMQKVLGSKSRLEKIVFDIVKDFKVKPRLSSGEGNAMLVSGSVYQACKYYELFQRSGFKECAIVTSYQPHHADIKGEDTGEGSPTDKLLKYEVYTQMLKGKSTEEFEEEVKATFINEPAKMKLLIVVDKLLTGFDAPSATYLYIDKKMQDHGLFQAICRVNRVDGDKKEYGYIIDYKDLFKSLERSISDYTSEVFDNYDEDDVKGLLKDRQEESKDRLVTALEAVRALCEPVHPKDEPSYIRYFCGNTENPLDIKNTEEKRVLLYKAVVSLIRAYANIANEMYKIGFSDAETKKIKDEVLYYSDLRDTIKRASGDYLDFKRFEPGMRQLMDMYLDAKSSRKLSDFENQTLVDLIVNVSEPSSPYLSISKQQAVAETIENNVRKVIIEESQANPKYYEKMSKLLDELIQLRKEEAIDYEEYLNQIKELAEKVANTNNTNDYPKSLDTKAKRALYDNLNFDESLALKLNNVIIENKLDGWKDGGIKEKKLMLAINMVISDVDKTLELMEIIKAQNEY, from the coding sequence ATGAAAAGCATAGGTAAATCAGAAAGAGAAACACAAAATAGAATAGTACAACTATTCCAAAGCAAACTAAACTATTCATACCTGGGTAATTGGGAAGACCAAGAGCGTAAATACCCTGTAGAAGAAGAGCTACTTTTAAAATATCTTGTAAATAACGGTTATTCTACAACGCTTTCAGAAAAAGCTATTTCTATTTTTATGAGAGCAGTAACCAATCTTTCTGATGATTTATATGAATCTAATAAAGAAGTTTACAAGCTATTGCGTTACGGTATATCTGTAAGAGAAGAATTAGGTAAACAAAAAGAGACGGTTTGGCTAATTGATTGGAAGAATAAACAGAATAATGACTTTTCAGTAGCAGAAGAAGTTACTGTAAAAGGAAAACATAATAAAAGACCCGATATTGTAATTTATGTAAACGGAATTGCTTTAGGAGTTTTAGAGCTTAAAAAAAGTAAAGTTGGTGTAGAGGAAGGTATTCGTCAAAATAGAGATAATCAAAAACCAGAATTTATTCAACAGTTTTTTACCACAATGCAATTGATTTTGGCGGGTAATGATACTCAAGGAATCCGCTACGGAACCATAGGTACTCCAGAGAAGTATTATTTAAAATGGAAAGAAGAAAGTGTTGAACAATATGATTATTTATTAGATAAACACATTGTACAATTATGCGAAAAAGAACGATTACTAGAGTTAATTCATGACTTTGTTGTGTATGATAAAGGAGCTAAGAAATTAAGTAGACCTAACCAGTTTTTCGGTATCAAAGCAGCACAAAACAATATAAGAACAAAAACAGGGGGTATTTTATGGCATACCCAAGGTTCTGGTAAATCTTTAACCATGGTTTGGTTAACAAAATGGATTAGAGAAAATGTAAAAGATAGCCGTGTATTAATTATTACCGACCGTCAAGAATTAGATGGTCAGATTGAGAAGTTATTTACAGGTGTTGAAGAAAAAATATACAGAACAAAAAGCGGTAGAGATTTAATAAGTGTTCTTAACCAAAAAACAGAAATGCTAATCTGTAGCTTGGTGCATAAATTTGGGCGTAATGATGAAAGTGGTGATTATGATTCTTACATTGAAGAGTTAAAACAAAGTTTAGGGTCAGATTTTAATGCCAAAGGAGATATTTATGTTTTTGTAGATGAATGTCATCGTACACAATCTGGAAAACTTCATGATGCCATGAAATCCATTTTGCCAAATGCCTTGTTTATTGGTTTTACAGGTACACCGCTACTAAAAAAAGACAAGCAAAAATCAATTGAAGTTTTCGGAGCTTACATTGGTAATCCATATAAATTTGATGAAGCGGTAGAAGACGGTGTTGTATTAGATTTACTTTATGAAGCAAGAGATGTAGAGCAATTTGTAACCGACCAACAGAGTATTGATGAGTGGTTTGAAGCTGAAACTAAAGGTTTGACTGATGTAGCTAAAATAGAGCTAAAAAAGCGTTGGGGAACCATGCAAAAAGTATTAGGTTCTAAATCACGATTGGAAAAAATTGTATTTGATATTGTCAAAGATTTTAAAGTAAAGCCTAGACTTTCATCTGGAGAAGGAAATGCTATGCTGGTATCGGGTTCTGTATATCAAGCCTGTAAATACTATGAACTTTTTCAGCGTTCTGGTTTTAAAGAATGTGCAATTGTAACTTCATATCAACCACATCATGCAGATATTAAAGGAGAAGATACTGGTGAAGGTTCTCCAACCGATAAGCTCTTAAAATATGAGGTGTATACTCAAATGTTAAAGGGAAAATCTACAGAAGAATTTGAAGAAGAAGTAAAGGCTACTTTTATTAATGAACCAGCCAAAATGAAACTGCTCATTGTTGTAGATAAATTACTTACTGGTTTTGATGCACCATCTGCAACGTATTTGTACATCGATAAAAAGATGCAAGACCATGGCTTATTTCAAGCTATTTGTAGGGTAAATAGAGTTGATGGAGATAAAAAAGAGTATGGTTACATTATAGATTATAAAGACTTATTTAAAAGCTTAGAAAGGTCAATTTCTGATTATACTTCTGAAGTTTTTGATAATTATGATGAAGATGATGTAAAAGGGTTATTAAAAGACAGACAAGAAGAAAGTAAAGACCGTTTAGTAACAGCATTAGAAGCTGTAAGAGCATTATGTGAGCCAGTACACCCTAAAGACGAACCAAGCTACATAAGATATTTTTGTGGAAATACAGAAAATCCGTTAGATATAAAGAATACGGAAGAAAAAAGAGTGCTTTTATACAAAGCCGTAGTTTCATTAATTAGAGCATATGCTAATATTGCTAATGAAATGTATAAAATTGGATTTTCCGATGCGGAAACTAAAAAAATAAAAGATGAAGTACTATATTATTCAGATTTAAGAGATACAATTAAGCGAGCTAGTGGTGATTATTTAGATTTTAAACGATTTGAACCAGGAATGCGTCAATTAATGGACATGTATTTAGATGCAAAATCTAGTCGTAAACTATCAGATTTTGAAAATCAAACCCTGGTAGATTTAATTGTAAATGTATCAGAACCAAGTTCTCCGTATTTATCAATATCAAAACAACAAGCAGTTGCTGAAACAATTGAAAACAATGTTCGTAAAGTAATTATAGAAGAATCTCAAGCCAATCCAAAGTATTATGAAAAAATGTCAAAATTACTTGATGAATTGATTCAGTTAAGAAAAGAAGAGGCTATAGATTATGAAGAATATCTAAATCAAATTAAGGAGTTAGCTGAGAAAGTCGCCAATACAAATAATACTAATGATTATCCTAAATCTTTAGATACAAAAGCTAAAAGAGCTTTATATGATAATTTAAATTTTGATGAGTCATTAGCATTAAAATTAAATAATGTAATTATAGAGAATAAATTAGATGGTTGGAAAGATGGAGGAATTAAAGAGAAAAAGTTAATGTTAGCAATAAATATGGTAATTTCCGATGTAGATAAGACGTTAGAGTTGATGGAAATAATTAAAGCACAGAATGAGTATTAG
- a CDS encoding SprT family zinc-dependent metalloprotease: protein MSISEEKIGISNIEIDVVRKNIKNMHLAVYPPTGRVRLSAPQKTDYEVLRLFAISKLGWVKKHIKNFNEQPRETKRDYISGESHYIQGKRALLNVIIEQKGKNRIEFDGVKQVKFYVKTNTTHEQKAKLMKEWYRNELKKQIPSLIEKWEKIIGVKSNSWGVKQMTTKWGSCNIEAKRIWLNLELAKKPTICLEYIIVHELVHLLERNHNDKFVNHMNTFMPKWRLYRDELNNLPVAHNDWGY, encoded by the coding sequence ATGAGTATTAGTGAAGAGAAGATAGGAATTTCAAATATTGAAATCGATGTGGTTAGAAAAAATATAAAGAACATGCATTTAGCTGTCTATCCTCCAACAGGAAGAGTCAGATTATCTGCGCCACAAAAAACAGATTATGAAGTTTTACGATTATTTGCTATTTCCAAATTAGGTTGGGTCAAAAAACATATTAAGAACTTTAATGAACAACCAAGAGAGACTAAAAGAGATTACATATCTGGTGAAAGTCATTACATACAGGGTAAAAGAGCTTTACTTAACGTTATAATAGAACAGAAAGGTAAAAATAGAATTGAGTTTGACGGTGTTAAGCAAGTGAAATTTTATGTAAAAACTAATACAACCCATGAGCAAAAAGCTAAATTGATGAAAGAATGGTATCGAAATGAATTAAAAAAACAAATACCTTCATTAATAGAAAAATGGGAAAAAATTATTGGAGTAAAATCTAACAGTTGGGGAGTCAAACAAATGACAACTAAATGGGGTTCATGTAATATAGAAGCAAAAAGAATTTGGTTGAACCTTGAATTAGCAAAAAAGCCGACAATTTGCTTAGAGTATATAATAGTTCATGAATTAGTTCACTTATTGGAAAGAAATCATAACGATAAGTTTGTTAATCACATGAATACATTTATGCCTAAATGGAGACTTTATCGGGACGAACTTAATAATTTACCTGTAGCTCATAATGACTGGGGGTATTAG
- a CDS encoding restriction endonuclease subunit S: MIIDELKEKGINTTQSVIKYLARNNRGTCFLPENLTELIAQIAKSNSPKNCINLNSNIGEILSKCKDIDNTLGLDVSQENIEIAKYLNPTLHFENSNPINYSIQNKFDVVICFPPLGQRIEVNGRKVPSSKLYITKSLELLSIRGKAILVLPHNFLTASVYKEIRSDILENYGINKVISLPQKLLINTGVKLSIIEVVKKPIERTEFYKIQSLNFNAFNKIAHIPDFKVSKENLNERWDYSYHNPKNREYENELKSQKTKKLAELVEVFVGTYFSNEEKASNGDYLWFTTRNLSNGKFQYSANDIFISKKEFSIREQTAIIQKGDILISRIHRTKETFYVHTNTKQKLIAWQHFIILRGKNAEYVAAYLNTDYGINLFNQQIKRQVGSSTVPTISVRDLKNIEIPILPIGDLELTSKRSLEKLSYEELLKINEKYNALKSKFNTLKKGNTISAHEAQLNSMQETLNEVLSNQKVITIKLDDIKSTLIELTNDFKLIKDLPRDIDEKIIRLNENLDSKLETLLQDQKQIDFYIKEIKRWFDFYDILEVKSQKYLPEAEYIFDHISKLQNPDYSPFILQYCRALENELLKKIFRAYVQSLIDQNIDIEEDFAWDFGRKESGKLNNDNTFRLAKHLKRCLGRSEEEWFFELGSMEVNLRYLTGRTVDKSPLLQDLKSFVLNRFKDEFLNIEYLDEIKTIIRDYRNQSAHPNLIDTQKAIKFHKQMKQCLVSLMENYKK, translated from the coding sequence ATGATAATAGACGAACTAAAAGAAAAAGGAATTAATACAACCCAAAGTGTTATCAAGTATCTAGCTCGAAACAATAGAGGCACATGCTTTCTTCCAGAGAACCTTACAGAATTAATAGCACAAATCGCCAAATCAAATTCACCTAAAAACTGTATCAATTTAAATTCCAATATAGGTGAAATACTCTCTAAATGTAAAGATATAGATAACACTTTAGGTCTAGATGTAAGTCAAGAAAACATTGAAATAGCTAAATACCTAAACCCAACCTTACATTTTGAAAACTCAAACCCTATAAACTACAGTATACAAAATAAATTTGATGTTGTTATTTGTTTCCCGCCATTAGGACAACGAATTGAAGTTAATGGAAGAAAAGTACCTTCCTCAAAACTATACATTACCAAATCCCTTGAATTACTTAGTATTAGAGGAAAAGCAATTCTAGTCTTGCCTCATAATTTTTTAACTGCATCAGTTTACAAAGAAATAAGGAGTGATATTTTAGAAAATTATGGAATAAATAAGGTGATATCTTTACCTCAGAAACTATTAATTAATACAGGAGTTAAACTTTCAATTATTGAAGTAGTAAAAAAGCCAATCGAGAGAACAGAGTTCTATAAAATTCAATCTTTAAACTTTAACGCTTTTAATAAAATTGCACATATTCCAGATTTTAAGGTGTCTAAAGAAAATCTTAATGAAAGGTGGGATTACTCGTATCATAATCCAAAAAACAGAGAGTATGAAAATGAGTTGAAATCTCAAAAAACAAAAAAACTGGCAGAATTAGTAGAAGTATTCGTTGGTACATATTTTTCTAATGAAGAGAAAGCAAGTAATGGAGATTATTTGTGGTTTACTACACGTAATCTTTCAAACGGTAAATTTCAATATTCAGCAAACGATATATTTATTTCAAAAAAAGAATTTAGTATACGAGAACAGACTGCTATAATTCAAAAAGGAGATATATTAATATCTCGTATTCATAGAACTAAAGAAACTTTTTATGTACATACGAATACAAAGCAAAAGCTTATTGCTTGGCAACACTTTATCATTTTAAGAGGAAAAAATGCCGAATATGTTGCAGCCTACTTAAACACAGATTATGGAATCAATTTATTTAACCAACAAATAAAAAGACAAGTAGGTAGTTCTACTGTTCCAACAATATCAGTTAGAGATTTAAAAAATATCGAAATCCCGATACTTCCAATTGGAGACCTTGAACTAACTTCTAAGCGAAGTCTTGAAAAACTTTCTTATGAGGAACTATTAAAAATTAATGAAAAGTATAATGCCTTAAAGTCTAAGTTTAATACTTTAAAAAAGGGAAATACTATTTCAGCACATGAGGCACAGTTGAATAGTATGCAAGAAACACTAAATGAAGTATTAAGCAATCAAAAAGTAATAACAATTAAACTAGATGATATAAAATCGACATTGATTGAGCTTACTAATGATTTTAAACTGATTAAAGACCTTCCACGTGACATTGACGAAAAAATAATACGGCTTAATGAAAATTTAGATAGTAAATTAGAGACCTTATTACAAGACCAAAAGCAAATTGACTTTTATATCAAAGAAATTAAACGTTGGTTTGACTTTTATGATATTTTAGAAGTCAAGAGTCAAAAATATTTACCAGAAGCAGAATATATCTTTGACCACATATCAAAACTCCAAAATCCAGACTATTCTCCATTTATTCTTCAATATTGTAGAGCTTTAGAAAATGAACTTTTAAAAAAAATATTTAGAGCTTATGTACAATCACTTATTGACCAAAATATTGATATAGAAGAAGATTTTGCTTGGGATTTTGGGCGTAAAGAATCGGGGAAACTTAATAATGACAATACTTTTAGATTAGCAAAACACTTAAAAAGGTGTTTAGGAAGGTCTGAAGAAGAATGGTTTTTTGAATTAGGTTCAATGGAAGTTAATTTAAGGTATCTCACAGGAAGGACAGTTGATAAAAGCCCTTTACTTCAAGATTTAAAAAGTTTTGTCTTAAATAGATTTAAAGACGAATTTTTGAATATCGAGTATCTTGACGAAATCAAAACTATTATTCGTGATTACAGAAACCAATCTGCACATCCAAATTTAATTGATACTCAGAAAGCCATAAAATTTCACAAACAAATGAAACAATGTTTGGTAAGTCTAATGGAAAACTATAAAAAATAA
- a CDS encoding AAA domain-containing protein, which yields MNKNSTAYYDLLFEIAEPNNKALSYRIKELKRILQLIASDYTSEISIQFPSLYARLDFIYRKEKVYGNLKKNLGALRFHTKTEDALAKIDEGYFYGYLLTVGKFIEKLTAIPIPNWFNDIADKATYDTYEPPKAKAHYSALVVYVWDKTSSHIIVDTDDGNQFKIPLQDDYLLKEYADTLGIIQIGDKLSLLEVKIDENDNCLPLHIVYQPDYLIDISAVAECFQNIGGNEIAPWQLFFIKRMIEVEASSALLKGNVSNYFMDELVYAPRDNQPLFNNLIKETFKNSPFQYTVLFKDDQELKGFVQKTREQFDNLKRVVQIDFESDGVEINKDSTVLEPAFINEKIGLQGRLDVLDKSNQAAKIIELKSGRLPWPPNDTAKVSDNHAAQARMYRMMLRQVYNMPDNNIEAAICYSSATTEGENIRWVPKYVDFDKRILNTRNLIVSKERAIVSAENNDAIRQFFNDLGFEKLGIELHPNLGWFRRDFDTIQDAIRKLNNDELQYFLAFYQFVAQELMLSKIGDGKYSKGHAALWNKEDIGENDESDTIEPLKVEENYSDDEKNPRLILKHTAFLDTDSFNFRRGDICVLYQKVEHDAIVTQGQIFKCSISKEIDNDGCMEVVFRYKQNAVAKDKIFNNDKPWCIEHDSLDHSFHSMFKSLLKFIKTDRSKRDLILGKKAPEKFDCELKEYVTEDENKNPESRQEQNKILSEALSAKDYYLLIGPPGTGKTSIMLKHLVRQLHSSIEGNILVLAYTNSAVDEICESINNAIINFEDQNDGRINFGRTDRNFIRIGSRLGTATEHHHNLLDGIAEGCSNRAELVEVLSKHRVFVSTVSSIINKTELFKIKKFDTVIIDEASQILEPQLVGLLGRFKKFILIGDHKQLPAVSLQSQEQAKRFDSSLKSIGIGDLRESYFERMLRLSKDKGWKHASNMLSFQGRMHKSVATFPNHCFYGNKLKIAGLRHQTGALPFRTFENDIQKYLGNRRLLYIPSKVTESSNRKTNEFEAQTTAKVVQQIIDLYNNNEGTLLTDKNELREVKYQSQKTIGIITPYRNQIALIKKELEKAEIPNWEGIAVDTVERYQGSQKDIIILNLCVNSLAQLEFLSANTTVDSDTGELVDRKLNVALTRAKEQLILIGNPYYISNVSIYYKLIQFIKSRGGLIEEGVDGFLSGDISFNEELDLKKTSTEEEVQLPDASFNLVFNELVLNPIKDRSPNYPKGILGYDNEYNRTTVIGYGRANFDEVIITHEPKDRTLLYCYYNMRKHYFSQLAIFKSFDELFQNELQNNSKKIVFIDWGCGPCTAGIALQSYLNTAQENAMIEYFGIDISTAMLEKAESFLQSSMFGANFNYNLVTNFSDIEEAQFEDMLSQTKLCIFNFSYFFGNINSEQAKLLADFINQLVERFPLNKYSILFQNSAMEKRNHSYNVFKRTLKTYNSKLSRREVVRYKNNEMSRYEKDEKVYFELLEL from the coding sequence ATGAATAAAAACAGCACCGCATATTACGATTTACTATTCGAAATAGCAGAGCCAAACAATAAGGCCTTGTCATATCGTATTAAAGAATTAAAACGTATTCTTCAACTAATTGCTTCCGATTATACTTCAGAGATTTCTATACAGTTTCCAAGTTTGTATGCCAGATTAGATTTTATTTATAGAAAAGAAAAGGTGTATGGTAACTTAAAGAAAAATCTAGGTGCTTTGAGATTTCATACTAAAACAGAGGACGCACTTGCTAAAATAGATGAAGGGTATTTTTATGGATATTTACTAACTGTAGGTAAATTTATAGAGAAGTTAACGGCAATTCCAATACCAAATTGGTTTAATGATATTGCAGATAAAGCAACCTACGATACTTATGAACCACCAAAAGCCAAAGCGCATTATAGTGCTTTAGTTGTATATGTTTGGGATAAAACAAGTAGCCATATTATTGTAGATACCGATGATGGCAATCAGTTTAAAATACCATTGCAAGATGATTATCTTCTAAAAGAATATGCCGATACGCTGGGTATAATTCAAATAGGTGATAAATTATCCTTGCTAGAAGTTAAGATTGATGAGAATGACAATTGCTTGCCATTACACATAGTTTATCAGCCCGATTATTTAATTGATATTTCTGCTGTGGCAGAATGTTTTCAAAATATTGGTGGTAATGAAATAGCACCATGGCAGCTTTTTTTTATTAAACGAATGATTGAGGTAGAAGCTTCATCAGCCTTATTAAAGGGGAATGTCTCGAATTATTTTATGGATGAGTTAGTGTATGCCCCTAGAGATAATCAGCCTCTATTTAACAACCTAATAAAAGAAACATTTAAGAATAGTCCTTTTCAATACACGGTCTTATTTAAAGATGACCAGGAACTAAAAGGCTTTGTACAAAAAACAAGAGAACAATTTGATAATTTAAAACGAGTAGTTCAAATAGATTTTGAGAGTGATGGCGTTGAAATAAATAAGGATAGTACTGTTTTAGAACCCGCATTCATAAACGAAAAAATAGGGCTGCAAGGACGTTTAGATGTCTTGGACAAATCTAATCAAGCAGCAAAGATTATAGAATTAAAATCTGGGCGTTTACCGTGGCCACCAAATGATACGGCTAAAGTTAGTGATAATCATGCAGCTCAAGCAAGAATGTATCGTATGATGTTGCGACAAGTTTATAATATGCCAGATAACAATATTGAAGCTGCAATCTGTTATTCTTCCGCAACTACAGAGGGTGAGAATATAAGATGGGTACCTAAATATGTGGATTTTGACAAAAGAATACTAAATACTAGAAACCTTATTGTTAGCAAGGAAAGAGCTATTGTGTCAGCAGAAAACAATGATGCCATACGCCAGTTTTTTAATGATTTGGGATTTGAAAAATTGGGGATTGAATTACATCCTAATTTAGGTTGGTTTAGACGAGATTTTGATACGATTCAAGATGCTATTAGAAAATTAAATAATGATGAATTACAATACTTTTTGGCATTTTATCAATTTGTGGCACAAGAGCTCATGCTTTCTAAAATTGGTGATGGAAAATATTCAAAAGGTCATGCAGCTCTTTGGAACAAAGAAGATATTGGAGAAAATGATGAAAGTGATACTATAGAGCCTTTAAAAGTTGAAGAAAACTATAGTGATGATGAAAAGAACCCAAGGTTAATACTGAAGCATACGGCTTTTTTAGATACAGATTCATTCAATTTTAGACGAGGTGATATTTGTGTTCTTTATCAAAAAGTAGAACATGATGCCATAGTTACTCAAGGGCAGATTTTTAAATGTTCTATTTCAAAAGAGATAGATAATGATGGCTGTATGGAAGTTGTTTTTAGATACAAGCAAAATGCAGTAGCTAAAGATAAAATTTTCAACAACGATAAACCTTGGTGTATAGAACACGATAGTCTCGACCATTCATTCCATAGCATGTTTAAGAGCTTACTCAAGTTTATTAAAACAGATAGGTCTAAGCGAGATTTAATACTGGGTAAAAAAGCACCAGAAAAGTTTGATTGTGAGTTAAAAGAGTATGTCACCGAAGACGAAAATAAAAACCCAGAATCAAGACAAGAGCAAAATAAAATATTAAGTGAAGCATTATCGGCAAAAGACTATTATCTATTAATTGGCCCTCCAGGAACTGGTAAAACCAGTATCATGTTAAAGCACTTGGTAAGACAGCTTCATAGCTCTATAGAAGGTAACATTTTGGTTTTAGCATACACTAATAGTGCCGTAGATGAGATTTGTGAGTCGATTAATAATGCTATTATAAATTTTGAAGACCAAAATGATGGCCGTATTAATTTTGGACGAACAGATAGAAACTTTATTAGAATAGGTTCAAGATTAGGAACTGCTACAGAACATCACCATAACTTATTAGATGGCATTGCAGAAGGCTGCTCCAATAGAGCTGAACTAGTGGAGGTTTTATCAAAACACCGTGTTTTTGTTTCAACAGTATCATCAATTATTAATAAAACAGAACTTTTTAAAATCAAGAAATTCGATACGGTTATTATTGATGAAGCTTCACAGATATTAGAACCGCAATTGGTTGGTTTATTAGGAAGGTTTAAAAAGTTTATTCTTATTGGAGACCATAAACAGTTACCAGCAGTTTCATTACAAAGTCAAGAACAAGCAAAAAGATTTGATTCTAGTTTAAAAAGTATTGGTATTGGTGATTTGAGAGAGTCTTATTTTGAGAGAATGCTGCGATTATCAAAAGATAAAGGATGGAAACATGCTTCTAATATGTTGAGCTTCCAAGGACGAATGCATAAAAGTGTTGCTACATTTCCAAATCACTGTTTTTATGGAAATAAATTAAAGATAGCTGGTTTACGCCACCAAACTGGAGCATTGCCATTCAGAACTTTCGAAAATGACATCCAAAAATATTTAGGGAATAGACGATTATTATATATTCCAAGTAAAGTTACAGAGTCTAGTAACAGAAAAACAAACGAGTTTGAAGCCCAAACTACTGCAAAAGTGGTGCAGCAAATTATTGATTTATACAACAATAATGAAGGTACTCTACTTACTGACAAAAATGAGTTGAGAGAAGTTAAATACCAATCACAAAAAACCATTGGTATTATTACGCCTTACAGGAATCAAATAGCATTAATAAAGAAAGAGTTAGAAAAAGCTGAAATCCCTAATTGGGAAGGTATTGCTGTTGATACCGTAGAACGATATCAAGGTAGTCAAAAAGATATTATTATTTTGAACTTATGTGTTAACTCTCTCGCACAGTTAGAGTTTTTGTCTGCAAACACTACAGTTGATAGTGATACAGGAGAACTTGTGGACAGGAAGCTAAATGTGGCTCTTACCAGAGCTAAAGAACAGCTTATATTGATAGGGAATCCATATTATATTTCTAATGTTTCTATCTACTATAAATTAATTCAGTTTATTAAATCTAGAGGAGGTTTAATTGAAGAAGGAGTCGATGGTTTTCTTTCTGGAGACATTTCTTTTAATGAAGAACTTGATTTGAAAAAGACCTCTACTGAAGAAGAGGTACAACTACCAGACGCCTCTTTTAATTTGGTTTTTAATGAGCTTGTTTTGAATCCTATAAAAGATAGAAGTCCTAATTATCCAAAGGGTATTTTGGGATATGATAATGAATATAACCGTACAACGGTTATTGGTTATGGACGAGCTAATTTTGATGAAGTTATCATTACTCATGAGCCAAAAGACCGTACCTTATTGTATTGCTATTACAATATGAGGAAACATTATTTTTCTCAATTAGCTATTTTTAAATCCTTTGATGAGTTATTCCAAAATGAATTACAAAACAATTCTAAGAAAATTGTTTTTATCGATTGGGGATGTGGACCATGTACAGCTGGAATAGCACTTCAGTCATATTTAAACACTGCCCAAGAAAATGCTATGATTGAATATTTTGGAATTGATATTTCAACCGCAATGTTAGAAAAGGCCGAATCATTTTTACAATCTTCAATGTTTGGAGCTAATTTTAATTATAATTTGGTGACAAATTTCTCTGATATTGAAGAAGCTCAATTTGAAGATATGCTATCGCAAACAAAGCTTTGCATTTTTAACTTCTCTTATTTTTTTGGAAACATAAATTCAGAACAAGCTAAGCTATTAGCAGATTTTATTAATCAATTGGTTGAGAGATTTCCATTGAATAAGTACTCTATATTATTCCAGAATTCTGCTATGGAAAAGAGAAATCATAGTTATAATGTGTTTAAAAGAACACTAAAAACATATAATTCCAAATTAAGTAGACGAGAAGTTGTTAGATACAAAAATAACGAAATGTCAAGGTATGAGAAAGATGAAAAAGTGTATTTTGAATTATTAGAGTTGTAA
- a CDS encoding alpha-ketoglutarate-dependent dioxygenase AlkB — MDLFGIYKTDEELNKELVSQINGLVYKEHFITEAEERTLIDIIDKQPWLSDLKRRVQHYGYKYDYRARKINQSFRIGELPNWSKPLCDRLLNQGVIDFRPDQIIINNYEPGEGIAMHVDCEPCFSDTIISLSLASDIVMNIKSVNSNDKLGMLLQRRSLLVFSNDSRYLYEHGIASRKSDKFNGTKRNRERRISLTFRKVILE, encoded by the coding sequence ATGGATTTATTTGGAATATATAAAACGGATGAAGAGCTTAATAAAGAGCTTGTGTCACAAATAAACGGTTTAGTTTATAAGGAGCACTTTATTACTGAAGCTGAAGAAAGAACACTGATTGATATTATTGATAAGCAACCTTGGTTGTCTGATTTAAAAAGAAGAGTACAGCATTACGGTTATAAATACGATTATAGAGCAAGAAAAATTAATCAATCTTTTAGAATAGGTGAATTGCCAAATTGGAGTAAACCGTTATGCGATAGACTATTAAACCAGGGTGTTATTGATTTTAGGCCAGACCAAATTATTATAAATAACTACGAACCAGGCGAAGGAATAGCAATGCATGTGGATTGTGAACCCTGTTTTAGCGATACAATAATTTCATTAAGTTTAGCTTCTGATATTGTAATGAATATCAAAAGTGTTAATTCAAATGATAAATTAGGTATGCTGTTACAACGAAGGTCTTTATTAGTCTTTAGTAACGACTCAAGGTATTTGTATGAACATGGGATTGCTTCTCGCAAATCTGATAAATTTAACGGTACAAAGCGAAACCGTGAACGAAGAATATCGTTAACATTTAGGAAAGTTATATTAGAATAA